One genomic window of Hymenobacter sp. J193 includes the following:
- a CDS encoding leucine-rich repeat domain-containing protein produces MNDLAVGQRMPVPNAAFTIIGYDRATWHFEQFQGITGTITRLNTSATQPRLRFDLQYLDAKKRRKPLLRGTFTFRLDANYFERTRKDFKGRYDDLRLALKEPAKVKSLDLVTYAIQYEKRNGRDSGPDTLYVRLGELYNLEELNLHLSSLPALPVGFTNLKRLKKLNLGYNDLAQFPIELYQLDSLRELNLELNRLDSIPESIKQMKNLQVLNLNDNRLVRYPQAVNGLANLHELHLGNANLRTLPASISRLQNLEIIELNSFWNNPRKNRITNVDALKTLPHLRRLSLKDNPLDSLPSAVYQLKQLEELNIQYTGLDTVDLQRLPKLRKLELRYRPYLFPKPTQP; encoded by the coding sequence TTGAACGACTTGGCCGTTGGCCAGCGTATGCCGGTGCCTAATGCTGCTTTTACCATTATCGGCTATGACCGGGCTACGTGGCACTTTGAGCAGTTTCAGGGTATTACAGGTACCATTACCCGACTGAATACTTCCGCCACCCAGCCGCGCCTACGGTTTGATTTGCAGTACCTCGACGCGAAAAAGCGCCGGAAGCCTCTCTTGCGGGGAACGTTTACCTTCCGGCTCGATGCCAACTACTTTGAGCGGACCCGCAAGGACTTCAAGGGCCGGTACGACGACCTGCGGCTGGCGCTGAAAGAACCAGCCAAAGTAAAGTCACTGGATTTGGTTACGTATGCCATTCAGTATGAAAAGCGCAACGGACGGGACAGTGGCCCCGACACGCTGTATGTCCGCCTCGGAGAGCTGTATAACCTCGAGGAACTGAATCTGCATCTAAGCAGTCTACCTGCATTACCCGTTGGCTTTACCAATCTGAAGCGGCTGAAGAAACTAAATCTGGGCTATAATGATTTAGCGCAGTTTCCCATAGAACTTTACCAGTTGGACAGCCTTCGGGAGCTGAATTTGGAGCTGAATCGGCTGGACAGTATCCCGGAATCCATCAAGCAGATGAAAAATCTGCAGGTGCTGAACCTGAATGATAATCGCTTGGTCCGCTACCCGCAAGCTGTAAACGGGCTGGCAAACTTGCATGAGCTACATCTGGGCAATGCCAACCTTCGCACACTGCCCGCCAGCATTAGCCGGCTCCAAAACCTGGAAATAATAGAGTTAAATAGCTTCTGGAATAACCCTCGTAAGAATAGGATAACCAACGTTGATGCACTTAAAACTTTACCTCATTTACGGCGTCTGAGTCTGAAAGACAACCCACTGGATTCGCTGCCATCCGCAGTATATCAATTAAAGCAACTGGAAGAACTCAACATTCAGTACACGGGCCTTGACACTGTAGACCTGCAGCGGCTACCGAAGCTTCGCAAACTCGAGCTGCGGTATCGTCCTTATCTCTTCCCCAAACCCACCCAGCCCTGA
- a CDS encoding putative sulfate/molybdate transporter, translating to MPLTALPPHRPRLRFDRNELAGAFGDLGTDLPLLIGVIAASGMDSAGVLILFGLMQVFSGWWYGMPMPVQPLKAFAALVIAQKIPGRVIFGGGLAIGVGMLLLSVSGLIDGLARLVPKPVVRGIQFGLALQLATLALKEYVPADGLGGYALAAAGFIVTVVLLGNRRWPAALVVLALGVAYGLLFKLDLATAQRAIGLRLPTWHVPQWPDILTGAVLLALPQIPLSLGNSVLATRQVVQDYFPERPLTVRQISFTYALMNLVNPFLGGFPVCHGSGGMVGHYTFGGRTGGSVVLYGLLFLTLGLFFSQGFQQIVHIFPLPILGVLLLFEALTLATLLRDISTHRADLLLALLVGLLCSGLPYGYLVGLVAGTALYYAMRQGWVGLGKR from the coding sequence ATGCCCCTTACTGCTTTGCCGCCTCACCGTCCCCGTCTCCGCTTCGACCGCAACGAGCTGGCCGGGGCTTTTGGGGATTTAGGGACGGATCTGCCGCTGCTGATCGGGGTTATTGCGGCCTCAGGTATGGACAGTGCGGGCGTGCTCATCCTGTTTGGGCTGATGCAGGTGTTTTCGGGGTGGTGGTACGGAATGCCCATGCCGGTGCAGCCGCTCAAGGCCTTTGCTGCCCTGGTTATTGCCCAGAAAATTCCCGGCCGCGTCATCTTCGGTGGGGGACTGGCCATAGGCGTGGGCATGCTGCTGCTGTCGGTTTCGGGGCTGATTGATGGGCTGGCGCGGCTGGTGCCTAAGCCCGTTGTCCGGGGTATTCAGTTTGGGCTGGCCCTGCAGTTGGCTACGCTGGCCCTCAAGGAGTACGTGCCCGCCGACGGCCTCGGGGGCTACGCGCTGGCAGCCGCAGGCTTCATCGTTACGGTGGTGCTGCTGGGCAACCGGCGCTGGCCGGCCGCGCTGGTGGTGCTGGCCCTGGGCGTGGCTTACGGGCTGCTGTTCAAGCTTGACTTGGCTACCGCGCAACGCGCCATCGGGCTGCGCCTGCCCACTTGGCACGTGCCGCAGTGGCCCGATATCCTCACGGGCGCAGTGCTGCTGGCCCTGCCCCAGATTCCGTTGTCGCTGGGCAACTCGGTGCTGGCTACCCGGCAGGTAGTGCAGGACTACTTCCCGGAGCGGCCGCTCACGGTGCGGCAAATCAGCTTCACCTACGCCCTCATGAACCTGGTGAATCCATTTCTGGGCGGTTTCCCGGTGTGCCACGGCTCGGGCGGCATGGTGGGGCACTACACGTTTGGCGGGCGCACCGGCGGCTCGGTGGTGCTCTACGGGCTGCTTTTTCTCACGCTTGGCCTGTTTTTCAGCCAGGGCTTCCAGCAGATTGTGCACATTTTCCCGCTGCCCATTCTGGGCGTGCTGCTGCTCTTCGAGGCCCTCACACTGGCCACCCTGCTCCGCGACATCAGCACCCACCGCGCCGACCTGCTTCTGGCGCTGCTGGTAGGGTTGCTGTGCAGCGGCCTGCCCTACGGCTACCTCGTGGGCCTAGTGGCCGGCACGGCGCTGTACTACGCCATGCGTCAGGGCTGGGTGGGTTTGGGGAAGAGATAA
- a CDS encoding alpha/beta hydrolase, with the protein MKALLWILGLGAALYLAVCLLLYFQQERLLFFPTKLPPSYRFRFPQPFEERWITAADGTRLHGLLFPADSSRGLIFYLHGNGGALDTWGEVAPTYTRLGYDVFLLDYRGYGKSEGRISSQQHFLADADTAYQQLLLEYPENRTVLLGYSLGTGAAAWLAARHHPKLLILQAPYTSMRAMARQHYPWVPGLVVRYPLATDEVLPHVSAPVVIFHGEQDEVISHQASLALKSVLKPQDHFITLPGVGHNGMTDDPFYQQLIRQVLVKP; encoded by the coding sequence ATGAAAGCTTTGCTGTGGATTCTGGGTCTTGGAGCCGCGCTGTACCTAGCCGTGTGCCTATTGCTGTACTTCCAGCAGGAGCGGCTGCTGTTCTTTCCTACCAAACTCCCGCCCAGTTACCGCTTTCGGTTTCCTCAGCCCTTTGAGGAGCGGTGGATTACGGCCGCCGACGGCACCCGCCTGCACGGACTATTATTCCCCGCCGATTCGTCGAGGGGCCTCATCTTTTACCTGCATGGCAACGGCGGCGCCCTCGACACCTGGGGCGAGGTAGCCCCTACCTACACCCGCCTGGGCTACGACGTATTTCTGCTCGATTACCGGGGCTACGGCAAAAGCGAAGGCCGCATCAGCAGCCAACAGCATTTTCTGGCTGATGCGGATACGGCCTATCAGCAACTACTGCTGGAGTATCCGGAAAACCGGACGGTGCTGCTGGGCTACTCGCTTGGCACAGGAGCGGCGGCCTGGCTGGCGGCCCGGCACCATCCTAAGCTGTTGATTCTGCAGGCGCCCTATACCAGTATGCGGGCAATGGCCCGGCAGCACTACCCCTGGGTACCTGGCCTGGTGGTGCGCTACCCACTGGCTACCGACGAAGTGCTGCCCCATGTTTCAGCCCCCGTCGTCATCTTTCACGGCGAACAGGATGAGGTTATCAGCCACCAGGCTTCGCTGGCGTTAAAGAGTGTCCTCAAGCCCCAGGACCACTTTATCACGCTGCCCGGCGTGGGCCACAATGGCATGACGGACGACCCGTTTTATCAACAGCTTATCCGGCAAGTGCTGGTCAAGCCGTAG
- the moeB gene encoding molybdopterin-synthase adenylyltransferase MoeB, whose amino-acid sequence MLTSEERQRYRRHLQLPEIGEAGQEKLKAARVLVVGAGGLGCPVLQYLAAAGVGTLGIVDADVVDASNLQRQILYGPADLDQPKAETAARAVHRLNPLVHTEVHGCRATLGNVRELVRKYDVVVDGSDNFPTRYLLNDACVSLGKPLISGAIYKFEGQVSVFNYQGGPTYRCLFPQAPAADEAPNCAATGVLGVLPGLVGTAQATETLKVLLGIGEVLSGRLWLFDALTFQTRTLRFARRPEQAAISLETANPADYADLCGAEVNQISPAELRQQLESAHPPFLLDVREPEEYAAGHLLGATLLPLGSIGQGVGAVPRHHPVVVYCRSGARSRRAVEQLQMEFGFANLLNLEGGFLAWEEAV is encoded by the coding sequence ATGCTCACGTCCGAAGAACGACAACGCTACCGCCGCCACCTGCAGCTGCCCGAAATAGGGGAGGCGGGGCAGGAAAAGCTGAAAGCCGCCCGCGTGCTGGTGGTAGGAGCCGGCGGCCTGGGCTGCCCGGTGCTGCAATACCTGGCCGCCGCCGGCGTGGGCACGCTGGGCATTGTGGATGCCGACGTGGTGGATGCCAGCAACCTGCAGCGCCAGATTCTATACGGCCCCGCCGATCTGGACCAGCCTAAAGCCGAAACCGCCGCCCGCGCCGTGCACCGCCTCAATCCTTTGGTGCACACCGAAGTGCATGGCTGCCGCGCTACGTTGGGTAACGTGCGCGAGCTGGTGCGCAAGTACGACGTGGTGGTGGACGGCTCCGACAACTTTCCAACGCGCTACCTGCTCAACGACGCCTGCGTGAGTTTGGGCAAGCCCCTGATTTCCGGAGCTATCTACAAGTTTGAGGGACAGGTTTCGGTATTCAACTACCAGGGTGGGCCTACGTATCGTTGCCTGTTTCCGCAGGCGCCCGCGGCCGACGAGGCGCCTAATTGCGCCGCCACCGGCGTGCTCGGCGTGCTGCCCGGCCTGGTTGGCACGGCCCAGGCCACCGAAACGCTCAAGGTGCTGCTGGGCATCGGGGAGGTGCTGTCGGGCCGACTGTGGCTTTTTGATGCCCTTACTTTCCAGACGCGCACGTTGCGCTTTGCCCGCCGCCCCGAGCAGGCCGCCATCAGCCTCGAAACCGCCAACCCCGCTGACTACGCCGACCTGTGCGGTGCCGAGGTCAATCAGATTTCACCCGCGGAGCTGCGCCAGCAGCTGGAGTCGGCGCACCCGCCGTTTCTGCTGGATGTGCGCGAGCCGGAGGAGTACGCCGCTGGCCACCTGCTTGGGGCCACGCTACTGCCGCTCGGCAGCATCGGCCAGGGCGTGGGCGCCGTGCCGCGCCACCATCCGGTAGTGGTGTACTGCCGCTCCGGGGCCCGCAGCCGCCGCGCCGTTGAGCAGCTCCAGATGGAGTTCGGTTTTGCTAATCTTCTGAACCTGGAAGGCGGGTTTCTGGCCTGGGAAGAAGCTGTTTAA
- the fdhD gene encoding formate dehydrogenase accessory sulfurtransferase FdhD has protein sequence MPAPVLLPPTSYDYVTVHKVQGTTITAASDILAAEEPLEIRLGFGPTGQREHRTLAITMRTPGHDFELAAGFLLTEGIISRRQELHGILYCPDVEKEEERENVVRAELASTVSVALPRLERHFYTSSSCGVCGKTSVEAVHAAACPVLPTDGPYVAADLLHQLPERLRAQQELFEQTGGLHAAALFSPEGELLLLREDVGRHNALDKVIGAALLQEWLPLHRHVLLVSGRVSFELVQKAAVAGIAVLAAVGAPSSLAVQAAHNFGLTVCGFLRQGRYNIYSHPWRIVGRTAGL, from the coding sequence ATGCCCGCGCCCGTTCTACTGCCGCCCACCAGCTACGACTACGTAACCGTGCACAAGGTGCAGGGCACTACCATCACGGCGGCGTCCGACATTCTGGCCGCTGAAGAGCCGCTGGAAATCCGGCTGGGGTTTGGGCCCACCGGCCAGCGGGAACACCGCACGCTGGCTATTACCATGCGCACGCCTGGCCACGACTTCGAGCTAGCGGCCGGGTTCCTGCTCACCGAAGGCATCATCAGCCGGCGCCAGGAGCTGCACGGCATCCTGTACTGCCCCGATGTGGAAAAGGAAGAAGAGCGCGAAAACGTGGTGCGGGCCGAGCTGGCATCCACCGTATCCGTAGCCCTGCCGCGCCTGGAGCGCCACTTCTACACCAGCAGCAGCTGCGGCGTGTGCGGCAAAACCAGCGTTGAGGCCGTGCACGCGGCTGCCTGCCCCGTGCTGCCCACCGATGGCCCCTACGTAGCCGCCGACCTGCTGCACCAGCTGCCGGAGCGGCTGCGGGCACAGCAGGAGCTGTTTGAGCAAACCGGCGGGCTGCACGCGGCGGCGTTGTTTTCGCCGGAGGGTGAGCTGCTGCTGCTGCGCGAAGACGTGGGCCGCCACAATGCCCTCGATAAGGTAATCGGGGCCGCGCTGCTGCAGGAGTGGCTGCCGCTGCACCGGCACGTGCTGCTGGTGAGCGGGCGCGTAAGCTTTGAGTTGGTGCAGAAAGCAGCCGTGGCGGGCATTGCGGTACTGGCTGCCGTGGGCGCCCCCAGCTCCCTGGCCGTGCAGGCCGCCCACAACTTTGGCCTGACCGTGTGCGGCTTCCTGCGCCAGGGCCGCTATAACATATATTCCCACCCCTGGCGGATTGTAGGCAGAACCGCCGGGCTATAA
- the moaA gene encoding GTP 3',8-cyclase MoaA → MLFDNHGRPLEYLRLAVTDRCNLRCFYCMPEEGIQYLPKRELLSYEEMERLVAILAGLGVRKVRLTGGEPFVRRDLVPFMDRLSQLPGIEELTLTTNGVLTAPHVPELARMGVRAVNLSLDTLDRARFASITRRDELPRVLDTFYALLAAGIRVKINAVVMDGQNTQDLLPLAELTRDLPVDVRFIEEMPFNGHSHAATLPWNHHRIREHLEAHLGQLTPVATRPGDTAAHYTVAGHQGRLGIIAAYSRTFCGTCNRIRLTAEGGLKTCLYDQGVLDIRALLRGGSSDEQIAEALKSAFRRRAANGFEAEQQRPVHQLSFESMSTIGG, encoded by the coding sequence GTGCTTTTTGATAACCACGGCCGCCCGCTGGAATACCTGCGGCTGGCCGTCACGGACCGGTGCAACCTGCGCTGCTTTTACTGCATGCCCGAGGAAGGCATTCAGTATCTGCCCAAGCGGGAGCTGCTGAGCTACGAGGAGATGGAGCGACTGGTGGCCATCCTGGCGGGCCTGGGCGTGCGCAAAGTGCGCCTCACCGGCGGGGAGCCGTTCGTACGCCGCGACCTAGTGCCCTTCATGGACCGGCTAAGCCAGCTGCCCGGCATCGAGGAGCTGACGCTGACAACCAACGGTGTGCTCACGGCGCCCCACGTGCCGGAGCTGGCCCGGATGGGCGTGCGGGCCGTCAACCTCAGCCTCGACACCCTGGACCGCGCCCGGTTTGCTAGCATCACCCGCCGCGACGAGCTGCCCCGGGTGCTCGACACCTTTTATGCGCTGCTGGCGGCCGGTATCCGCGTCAAAATCAATGCCGTGGTGATGGACGGGCAGAACACCCAGGACCTGTTGCCCCTGGCCGAGCTGACGCGCGACCTGCCCGTGGATGTGCGCTTCATCGAGGAAATGCCCTTCAACGGCCACAGCCACGCCGCTACCCTGCCCTGGAACCACCACCGCATCCGGGAGCACCTCGAAGCTCACCTGGGCCAGCTTACTCCCGTGGCTACGCGCCCCGGCGACACCGCCGCGCACTACACCGTGGCCGGGCACCAGGGTCGCCTGGGCATTATTGCGGCGTACTCGCGCACGTTCTGCGGCACCTGCAACCGCATCCGCCTCACGGCCGAGGGTGGCCTCAAAACCTGCCTCTACGACCAGGGCGTGCTCGATATCCGGGCTTTGCTGCGCGGCGGCTCCTCCGATGAACAGATTGCCGAGGCCTTGAAATCAGCTTTCCGCCGTCGTGCCGCCAACGGCTTCGAGGCCGAGCAGCAGCGCCCCGTGCATCAGCTTAGCTTCGAGTCGATGAGCACGATTGGGGGGTAA